A region from the Nocardioides coralli genome encodes:
- the lipA gene encoding lipoyl synthase, whose translation MTQAPAPEGRKLLRLEVRNAETPIERKPEWIKTRAKMGPEYKHLQNLVKSEGLHTVCQEAGCPNIFECWEDREATFLIGGDQCTRRCDFCQIDTGKPQPLDRDEPRRVAESVQKMQLKYATITGVARDDLPDGGAWLYAETVRAIHELNPDTGVENLIPDFNGKPDLLLEVFESRPEVLAHNVETVPRIFKRIRPAFRYERSLDVITQARDFGLVTKSNLILGMGETREEVSQALRDLHEAGCELITITQYLRPSVRHHPVERWVKPEEFVELRDEADEIGFSGVMSGPLVRSSYRAGRLYRQALETRAARSVSPA comes from the coding sequence GTGACTCAAGCCCCCGCTCCCGAAGGCCGCAAGCTGCTGCGCCTGGAGGTCCGCAACGCGGAGACCCCGATCGAGCGCAAGCCTGAGTGGATCAAGACCCGCGCCAAGATGGGCCCGGAGTACAAGCACCTGCAGAACCTGGTGAAGTCCGAAGGGCTCCACACCGTCTGCCAGGAGGCCGGCTGCCCCAACATCTTCGAGTGCTGGGAGGACCGCGAGGCGACGTTCCTCATCGGCGGCGACCAGTGCACGCGGCGCTGCGACTTCTGCCAGATCGACACCGGCAAGCCGCAGCCGCTCGACCGCGACGAGCCACGCAGGGTGGCCGAGTCGGTCCAGAAGATGCAGCTCAAGTACGCCACCATCACCGGCGTCGCCCGCGACGACCTCCCCGACGGCGGCGCCTGGCTCTACGCCGAGACGGTCCGCGCGATCCACGAGCTCAACCCCGACACCGGTGTCGAGAACCTCATCCCCGACTTCAACGGCAAGCCCGACCTGCTGCTCGAGGTGTTCGAGTCGCGGCCCGAGGTGCTCGCCCACAACGTCGAGACGGTGCCGCGCATCTTCAAGCGGATCCGGCCCGCCTTCCGCTACGAGCGCTCGCTCGACGTGATCACCCAGGCCCGCGACTTCGGACTCGTGACCAAGTCCAACCTGATCCTCGGCATGGGTGAGACCCGTGAGGAGGTCAGCCAGGCCCTGCGCGACCTGCACGAGGCCGGCTGCGAGCTGATCACGATCACCCAGTACCTCCGGCCGTCCGTGCGACACCACCCGGTCGAGCGCTGGGTCAAGCCGGAGGAGTTCGTGGAGCTGCGGGACGAGGCCGACGAGATCGGCTTCTCCGGTGTGATGTCCGGCCCGCTGGTCCGTTCGTCCTACCGGGCCGGCCGGCTGTACCGTCAGGCCCTGGAGACGCGCGCCGCGCGCTCCGTCAGCCCCGCCTGA
- a CDS encoding RDD family protein, which produces METASWGRRVLALIVDWFASTLVVVLVLGPVGWSENRLSSVYVLLVFALETAVLTAVAGGSFGKLATGLRVVQDERPGPPDLLRSLLRSVLVCLVIPPLVYKPDRRGLHDLAVGTRTIRVR; this is translated from the coding sequence ATGGAGACCGCCTCGTGGGGACGCCGGGTCCTGGCGCTCATCGTCGACTGGTTCGCGTCCACGCTCGTGGTGGTGCTGGTGCTGGGGCCGGTCGGGTGGAGCGAGAACCGGCTGTCGAGCGTCTACGTGCTGCTGGTCTTCGCGCTCGAGACGGCAGTGCTCACGGCCGTGGCCGGCGGGTCCTTCGGCAAGCTCGCGACCGGGCTCCGCGTGGTGCAGGACGAGCGACCCGGCCCGCCGGACCTGTTGCGGAGCCTGCTCCGTTCGGTCCTGGTGTGCCTGGTGATTCCACCGCTGGTCTACAAGCCCGACCGGCGGGGACTGCACGACCTCGCCGTCGGCACGCGGACCATCCGGGTCCGCTGA
- a CDS encoding DUF7537 family lipoprotein, translating to MGTPLRTALAAVVAALALVLTGCTGDPEAADDTADTGQQEQTEEPAEDGPVAGEEVDKADFVANMREGLENATTAQVTMTVDAAGQALEAEGQLDYTTEPTAMQMTMSMPTMSQQPIEFRLVDGVMYMNMGQMSLNKFMSFDLNDAKNLPPGMDGFTEQLDPLGGFEQFEESITSVTYVGEEDVDGEQLDRYALTVDTKTADGFQGLPSGQGVPEEVTFDFWVDDDFLARRMSTSLDAGPQSVSMDIRMTGWGEPVTIEAPPAKEIIDPRQLQGQR from the coding sequence ATGGGAACTCCGCTGCGCACCGCCCTGGCGGCCGTCGTCGCCGCCCTCGCCCTGGTCCTGACGGGCTGTACCGGTGATCCGGAGGCTGCCGACGACACCGCGGACACCGGGCAGCAGGAGCAGACCGAGGAGCCGGCTGAGGACGGGCCGGTCGCGGGCGAGGAGGTCGACAAGGCCGACTTCGTCGCCAACATGCGGGAGGGCCTGGAGAACGCGACGACCGCGCAGGTGACGATGACCGTAGACGCCGCCGGACAAGCCCTCGAGGCCGAGGGTCAGCTCGACTACACGACCGAGCCGACGGCCATGCAGATGACGATGAGCATGCCGACCATGAGCCAGCAGCCGATCGAGTTCCGACTGGTCGACGGCGTGATGTACATGAACATGGGTCAGATGTCGCTCAACAAGTTCATGTCCTTCGACCTCAACGACGCCAAGAACCTCCCGCCCGGCATGGACGGCTTCACCGAGCAGCTCGACCCGCTGGGCGGCTTCGAGCAGTTCGAGGAGTCGATCACGTCGGTGACCTACGTCGGGGAGGAGGACGTCGACGGCGAGCAGCTCGACCGCTACGCCCTGACCGTGGACACCAAGACCGCCGACGGGTTCCAGGGCCTGCCCTCGGGCCAGGGGGTGCCGGAGGAGGTGACCTTCGACTTCTGGGTCGACGACGACTTCCTCGCCCGCCGGATGTCGACCTCGCTCGACGCCGGTCCTCAGTCGGTGTCGATGGACATCCGGATGACCGGCTGGGGCGAGCCGGTGACGATCGAGGCGCCCCCCGCCAAGGAGATCATCGACCCCCGCCAGCTGCAGGGCCAGCGCTGA
- a CDS encoding DUF4191 domain-containing protein, whose amino-acid sequence MSDLDPSKMNRRQQLRATYRMAKQTDRRLGLWLLGAFVLGAALGFALFWLLPGSGTVSLVLSIIGALMLGLLALLIVFGRRAQAAAYKQMEGQLGGGARALSMLRRGWRTDQMVAFNKQQDMVHRVVGPPGIVLVGEGNASRLKALLATEERRHARVASEVPIHTVVVGDGEGQVPVRKLVRHVNKLGRKVKGAELTDVLSRLKAIDANRPNIPLPKGPIPTSMKGLRGQMRGR is encoded by the coding sequence ATGTCCGACCTCGACCCCTCGAAGATGAACCGCCGGCAGCAGCTGCGCGCCACCTACCGGATGGCCAAGCAGACCGACCGACGCCTGGGCCTGTGGCTGCTGGGGGCCTTCGTCCTCGGCGCCGCGCTGGGTTTCGCACTGTTCTGGCTGCTCCCCGGCTCCGGCACGGTCAGCCTGGTGCTCTCGATCATCGGCGCGCTGATGCTGGGCCTGCTGGCGCTGCTCATCGTGTTCGGCCGGCGCGCCCAGGCGGCGGCGTACAAGCAGATGGAGGGCCAGCTCGGAGGTGGGGCGAGGGCGCTGTCGATGCTGCGCCGCGGCTGGCGCACCGACCAGATGGTCGCCTTCAACAAGCAGCAGGACATGGTCCACCGCGTGGTGGGCCCCCCGGGGATCGTGCTGGTCGGCGAGGGCAACGCCAGCCGGCTCAAGGCCCTGCTCGCCACCGAGGAGCGCCGCCACGCCCGCGTCGCCTCCGAGGTCCCGATCCACACCGTCGTCGTGGGCGACGGCGAGGGCCAGGTACCGGTGCGCAAGCTGGTGCGTCACGTCAACAAGCTGGGCCGCAAGGTGAAGGGCGCCGAGCTGACCGACGTCCTCAGCCGGCTCAAGGCCATCGACGCCAACCGCCCCAACATCCCGCTGCCGAAGGGCCCGATCCCGACCAGCATGAAGGGCCTGCGCGGCCAGATGCGCGGCCGCTGA
- a CDS encoding ABC transporter ATP-binding protein gives MTDLVIETAGLRKEYRTRRGTRVAVQSLDLAVPAGGVHGFLGPNGSGKTTTIRMLLGLARATRGTMRLFGEDVPRRLPQVIDRVGAVVESPKFSPNFTGRQNLQLLARTRGITGDRIDAALETVSLTGRDRDRYRTYSLGMKQRLAIAATLLKDPALLILDEPTNGLDPAGIREIRDTVRSLGASGVTVLLSSHILAEVQQVCTSATIIGHGRMLASGRVEDLLGASTAYRVRVADAEAAVRRLREEGLTVHPDNGVLRVETDRPASHVSRVLGEAQLWLEELTPLRPDLEEVFLELTSGEALGSGGGRA, from the coding sequence ATGACGGACCTGGTGATCGAGACCGCCGGTCTCCGCAAGGAGTACCGGACGCGGCGAGGGACACGGGTGGCCGTGCAGTCCCTCGACCTCGCGGTGCCGGCGGGCGGTGTGCACGGCTTCCTCGGTCCCAACGGCTCCGGCAAGACCACCACCATCCGGATGCTCCTGGGCCTGGCACGCGCCACCCGCGGCACGATGCGGCTCTTCGGCGAGGACGTCCCGCGCCGGCTCCCCCAGGTCATCGACCGGGTCGGCGCCGTGGTCGAGTCGCCGAAGTTCTCCCCCAACTTCACCGGTCGGCAGAACCTGCAGCTGCTCGCCCGCACCCGCGGCATCACCGGTGACCGCATCGACGCCGCCCTGGAGACGGTGAGCCTCACCGGGCGCGACCGCGACCGGTACCGGACCTACTCCCTGGGCATGAAGCAGCGGCTGGCGATCGCCGCCACGCTGCTGAAGGACCCCGCGCTGCTGATCCTCGACGAGCCCACCAACGGCCTCGACCCCGCCGGCATCCGCGAGATCCGCGACACCGTGCGCAGCCTCGGGGCGTCCGGCGTCACGGTGCTCCTGAGCTCCCACATCCTCGCCGAGGTCCAGCAGGTCTGCACCTCGGCGACGATCATCGGTCACGGGCGGATGCTCGCCTCGGGCCGGGTCGAGGACCTCCTCGGCGCCAGCACGGCCTACCGGGTGCGGGTTGCCGACGCGGAGGCCGCCGTACGCCGGCTGCGGGAGGAGGGGCTGACCGTCCACCCCGACAACGGCGTGCTGCGCGTGGAGACCGACCGGCCCGCCAGCCACGTCAGCCGGGTGCTCGGTGAGGCGCAGCTGTGGCTGGAGGAGCTGACTCCGTTGCGGCCCGATCTCGAGGAGGTGTTCCTCGAGCTCACCTCCGGTGAGGCGCTCGGGAGCGGCGGTGGCCGCGCATGA
- a CDS encoding endonuclease domain-containing protein translates to MRADEALQRLGGVASASVLLTLTSRRKLRAALRSGAVVRSTRGSYALPTASDARRAAGRLTAVVWLRSAAAHHGWALKTQPELPEVAVDRKRQVPPERRRDVRLSWVDMAADDRQAGVTSPLRTVIDCSRHLPFDEALAIVDSALRSGAVTRDELRAVSVRGAGSAAVRRVLEHADGRAANPFESVLRAYLIEAGLVVEAQAPVELETGTVHPDVVSRSAGAVFEADSWTHHATRKAHRSDCARYNMLVLAGWRVFRFTWEQVMLEPAYVRWVLARVTRRVEQAEVGQELGRPA, encoded by the coding sequence ATGAGGGCGGACGAGGCACTGCAACGGCTCGGTGGGGTGGCCAGCGCCTCGGTTCTGCTAACGCTCACGAGTCGTCGGAAGCTGCGCGCGGCACTGCGATCGGGTGCGGTGGTGCGGAGCACGCGCGGCAGCTACGCGTTGCCGACGGCCTCGGACGCTCGGCGCGCCGCCGGCCGGCTGACGGCAGTCGTGTGGCTGCGCAGCGCCGCGGCCCACCACGGGTGGGCGCTCAAGACCCAGCCTGAGCTCCCCGAGGTGGCCGTCGACCGCAAGCGGCAGGTACCACCGGAGCGGCGCCGCGACGTACGCCTCAGCTGGGTGGACATGGCAGCCGACGACCGGCAGGCCGGCGTCACCAGCCCGTTGCGCACCGTCATCGACTGCTCGCGACACCTGCCCTTCGACGAGGCCTTGGCGATCGTGGACTCGGCGCTGCGTTCTGGCGCCGTCACGCGTGACGAGCTGAGGGCGGTCTCGGTACGGGGCGCCGGATCTGCGGCCGTACGCCGCGTGCTCGAGCATGCGGACGGTCGTGCCGCCAACCCGTTCGAGTCGGTGTTGCGGGCCTACCTGATCGAGGCGGGGCTCGTCGTGGAGGCGCAGGCGCCCGTCGAGCTCGAGACGGGGACCGTGCACCCCGACGTGGTGAGTCGGAGCGCGGGTGCCGTGTTCGAGGCAGACTCCTGGACCCACCACGCGACGCGGAAGGCGCATCGGAGCGACTGCGCCCGCTACAACATGCTCGTGCTGGCCGGGTGGCGGGTGTTCCGCTTCACCTGGGAGCAGGTGATGCTGGAGCCGGCGTACGTGCGGTGGGTGCTGGCGCGGGTGACGCGGCGCGTCGAACAGGCAGAAGTCGGCCAGGAGCTTGGCCGCCCCGCGTGA
- the glnA gene encoding type I glutamate--ammonia ligase, which produces MFANSEELLKFIKDEGVEMVDVRFCDLPGIMQHFTVPVSSFDQSVFDDGLGFDGSSIRGFQAINESDMSLFPDPTTAYIDPFRRSKTLNVNFFIHDPITGEAYSRDPRNIARKALAYLESTGIADTAFFAPEAEFYIFDNVRYSTSENEGFYHIDSQEGWWNSGKEDGENRGYKTRFKGGYFPVEPYDHYSDLRADMVKNLEASGLLVERAHHEVGTAGQAEINYRFDTLLKAADDVMKFKYLIKNTAWAAGKSVTFMPKPIFGDNGSGMHVHQSLWKDDAPLFYDETGYAGLSDTARHYIGGILKHAPSVLAFTNPTVNSYHRLVPGFEAPISLVYSSRNRSASVRIPITGANPKAKRIETRFPDPSANPYLAFSALMLAGLDGIRNKIEPAEPVDKDIYELPPDELAEIDQVPTSLGAVLDNLERDHDFLTEGNVFTPDLIETWIDFKRTAEIAPVQLRPHPHEFELYYDI; this is translated from the coding sequence ATGTTCGCAAACAGCGAAGAGCTGCTGAAGTTCATCAAGGACGAAGGCGTCGAGATGGTCGACGTCCGGTTCTGCGACCTGCCCGGCATCATGCAGCACTTCACCGTGCCGGTGTCGTCGTTCGACCAGTCGGTCTTCGACGACGGCCTTGGCTTCGACGGCTCCTCCATCCGCGGGTTCCAGGCGATCAACGAGTCCGACATGTCGCTGTTCCCCGACCCGACGACGGCCTACATCGACCCGTTCCGCCGCTCGAAGACCCTCAACGTCAACTTCTTCATCCACGACCCGATCACCGGTGAGGCCTACTCCCGCGACCCGCGCAACATCGCGCGCAAGGCGCTGGCCTACCTGGAGTCCACGGGCATCGCGGACACCGCCTTCTTCGCGCCCGAGGCGGAGTTCTACATCTTCGACAACGTGCGCTACTCCACCTCGGAGAACGAGGGCTTCTACCACATCGACTCGCAGGAGGGGTGGTGGAACTCGGGCAAGGAGGACGGCGAGAACCGCGGCTACAAGACCCGGTTCAAGGGTGGCTACTTCCCCGTCGAGCCCTACGACCACTACTCCGACCTCCGCGCCGACATGGTGAAGAACCTCGAGGCGTCCGGGCTGCTCGTTGAGCGCGCCCACCACGAGGTGGGCACCGCCGGCCAGGCCGAGATCAACTACCGGTTCGACACGCTGCTCAAGGCCGCGGACGACGTGATGAAGTTCAAGTACCTCATCAAGAACACCGCGTGGGCCGCCGGCAAGTCGGTCACCTTCATGCCGAAGCCGATCTTCGGCGACAACGGCTCGGGCATGCACGTGCACCAGTCGCTGTGGAAGGACGACGCTCCCCTGTTCTACGACGAGACCGGGTACGCCGGCCTCTCCGACACCGCTCGCCACTACATCGGCGGCATCCTCAAGCACGCGCCGTCGGTGCTGGCGTTCACGAACCCGACGGTGAACTCCTACCACCGCCTGGTGCCGGGCTTCGAGGCGCCGATCTCGCTGGTGTACTCGTCGCGGAACCGGTCGGCCTCGGTGCGGATCCCGATCACCGGCGCCAACCCGAAGGCGAAGCGGATCGAGACCCGCTTCCCCGACCCGTCGGCGAACCCGTACCTGGCGTTCTCGGCGCTGATGCTGGCCGGTCTGGATGGCATCCGCAACAAGATCGAGCCCGCGGAGCCGGTGGACAAAGACATCTACGAGCTGCCGCCGGACGAGCTGGCCGAGATCGACCAGGTGCCGACGTCGCTCGGTGCGGTCCTCGACAACCTCGAGCGCGACCACGACTTCCTCACCGAGGGCAACGTGTTCACGCCCGACCTGATCGAGACCTGGATCGACTTCAAGCGCACCGCCGAGATCGCGCCGGTCCAGCTCCGCCCGCACCCGCACGAGTTCGAGCTCTACTACGACATCTGA